The following DNA comes from Halarsenatibacter silvermanii.
AAACCTTTAACGGAGGTTACCGGAGGATATTACTCGCAAAAATAGCTTTCCCTCCCCGGCTCCGGGGTGGTCTTCCAGCCTGCACGGCTGTACTCTCCCCATCTCAGCCTTTGTTAAATATTGATGAATTTAAAGCCATAAAACTGCCAGTTTCACCTTTATATTATATTAATAAGAGGAAAAACTGTCAAGAGCTTTTTTCGATAGGCTTTTTTCGATAGGTTAAAATTTACTCTTTTAAACAAACAAGACGCCGCTTTCAGTGTAAAGTTTCTAATTCATTAGACAATCTTTAGCACTTCATTTCAATTTAATGGAAGGTTTTAACATTTTGCCGGCAAATTAGGTATACTTCCCCCTGGGCTGGTTGGTTTTAATCTTTAAATCTCTGAATACAGGCAGTTTTCTCAGGCAGACTGTACCAAACTGCGAATTTTATCTCGCTGCCCTTCTTTTATTGTATTTTATCAATCTCTTTTTCTTTCCTTTCTTTCTGTGATATCTTCAAATGAAGCCATCATACAAATCGGCTGACCAATATCATCTTTGATCAGGTTTGTTGAAAATTTAATATTAATTTCTTCACCACTTCTATTTATAGCTTTTGATTCGCCCTTCCATTCTCCTTTTTCTTTTGTAACTTCAATAGCTTTTTCGATTTTATCAAATTCTGTTTCAGGAATTAGATCAAAAGAGGTAGTATCATAAATTTCTTCAGGTTTATCATACCCGGTCATTTTTAAAAATGAATCATTAACATAAAAGTGTTCCCCCTTCATATTTGAAAAAGCTATACCAGAAATGGAAATTCAATCGCCTTGCTTTTTATTTTTAACTCCTGTTTTTTTGCTCAAAAAATCTAAATCATCTTCAATAACATTTTTGAATTTTTTCATTAATTTTTTGCTGCTTTGATCTAAGTCCATACTTTCATTATCAAGAATGCAGATTGTACCAAAAGATTCTCCATCTGGCCAATTAAGAGGTAATCCATAATAAGAGATCATATTCAAATCTATGTCTGGATTATCCTGCCAGGCTTCATGTTCTAAGGCTTTTTTAATGAAAAGTTCTTTGTTTTGGGAAATTACTGTTTCACAATAAAGACCATGACCTAATGTTTCACTATCTCCAGCTTTATATGGATTATTTTTGTTTTGACTTTTTAAAAACACCTCCATTGAGTCTGGAGTTATTTTCATTATTAATCCTGCAGACACTCCAGTAAGATCTGCTATTATATTTATTATATTCTGCCATTTGCTTAATAATTCATCACTTATATCCTGTTTAGCAGGATCAGCAATTGTCACTTCTTTAGATTCTTATTCTTCTCTTAAAAATATCTCAGATTTCACCTAGAAGTCTCCTTCTCTGCCCCTTCTTGATTTGTTTCTTCTAAATCCAAAATAGGCAGTAATGCTAAAACTTTTACTTTTCTTTCATCATCTCCACAAATTTTCCTGCCAATTCCGGATCAAATTGTTCACCTGCACATTCCTTTATTTCTTCTAAAGCTTCTTCTTTGCTTATAGAATCTTTGTAAGGTCTACCGGTGGTCATTACATCATAGGCATCAACTATGGCAATAATTCGGGCCAATAGAGGAATACTTGTTTTTTCTTTACCTCTTGGGTATCCTTTTCCATCCCATCTCTCATGATGATATTCTATAAGAGTTGAAAGATGAGTGAGTTCTTTCACGGGAGCTACTACTTTAGCACCTTTAGCAGAATGACGCTTAACATCCTTACATTCTTTTTCAGACAATGCCCCGGATTTTTGGAGGATTTCCTCATCAACAGTCAATTTCCCTATATCGTGCAAACTCCCCAAATAAGATAAATCTTTCAGCTTACCCTCAGAAAGACCTAATTTTTCCCCGAGTTTTAAAGCAAGTCTTGTTATTCTTAATGTATGACTTTCATTTTCACAGCTGCTTTTATATAACCTATGCAGAAGACAGTTTATCATTTCTCTTTTGGCAGTAATTCCATTTTTTCTTTTGTCCTTATACATTTGCTCGTCCGCCAATTTTAAATTTTTTTCTAAGTCCTGGCCTGGATCAGTTTTAGTGGCAAAACCTTTGCCTAAAGAAACCGGAGGCTCATCTTTTAAAGCTTTATCACAGTTTTGCCTGTAAGTTTGCTGACATTTATTTTCAACTCTCTCAATTATTTTTTCAGCCTCGGAACTTGTAGTCTGAGGCAGCAGTATTAAAAATTCATCGCCCGCCCAACGAGCCAGTATATCCTCCTGTCGAATGCTATCTTTTAATATTTCCGAAGTTTTCTTAAGCAATCTATCTCCCATTTCATGACCAAAAGTATCGTTGATGATTTTAAGCCCATTAACGTCAAGCATAATGAGACTTATAGGAAGCTGTCTTTCAGTATCCAACCTTTTCATATTTTCTTTCATGAACTTTCTATTATAAAGATCGGTCAATTCATCATGATAACTCGTATATTCCAATTGCTTTCTGGTTTTTTCCAGCTCACTAACATCTATGACTACTCCCAAAACTTTATTATCATCTAAGACTTCAGTAAAGGGGTGGACATTGAGCATAGCAGTAAAATTTTTGTCATTTTTCCTTTTTAATTTTAACTTATCTCTCCAGTCTTCTTTTTTATTCATTTTGCTAATTATATTTGGTATTTTATCTTCAGTCTCCTTTGGATGCAGAATTGAAACCGGTTTCTCCAGCACTTCTTTTCTATCATAGCCAAAAATATTTTCAGCTCCAGGACTGAAATCCTTTATAGAGGTCTCACTCTGTTCTTTATCCAGATCAACGATTACAAAAGCAACATTAGTACTGGCATTATAGATCGCTTCCAGTTTTTCCCTCTGCTGTTTGGACTCAGTTATATCATCAAAAATGGCGTATATGCCTTTGACTTCTCCGTCTAACTTGACGGGAATCCCTTTAATTAAAAACTCGTAGGGATTGCCATCTCTATCATAACGCCGGGCTTCAAATTTACATTTTTCTCCTTTTAATACCTTTTTTGTCTTTTCTCGGTCGACATTATCTTTTTTAGTATTCTCCAAAACATCATCCAGCTGTTTATCTTTTATTTCCGACAACTTATAACCGAATATTTTTCTAAATTTATCATTTATATTTACCACTTCTCCATTTTCATCAAGAAGAGCAATAGCAGAAGTACTCTCTTCAAACAAAGCATCTGACCACTGCTTTTCTTCTTTTAATTCAGTTATATCCAGAGAAGAACCAACTATTTTTTCAACTTTACCCTCCACTATAACAGGTGTAAGCCGGGTCAGCCACGTCTTTTTTCCTGCCGGTAAATTTAGCTCCTCTTCGTATGTGGTGGTTTCTCGTTTTTCCAGACATTCTCTATAATTAGCTTCCACTTCTTTCCCTATTTCTTCTCCCAAAACTTCTATGGGCGTCTTTCCTTTTACTTCCTCAGTAGACAGACCGGTTAATTTTTCTTCAGTCTTATTCAGGCGCTGTAATGTTATTCTTTCTTCATTTTCTACGTTCAGCAGAAAAATTGCACTTTGAGAATTATCCAGTATGGTTTCATACTCTTTATTGATATTTTTTAAATCCTGTTCCAGACGTTTTTGAGTGGTTATATCCTGAAAAATTCCCACAATCTTTTCAACCTTATCATCTATAATTACAGGCGAAAGTTTACTCAATAAGTGCTTATTGCCAGCGGGTAATTTTAACTGCGTCTCGTAGGTAATACTTTGCTTTGTTTCTCTGCACTTCCGCAAATATTCCATAGTTTTATCTGCTATATCTTTCCTGAATAATTCTTCGGGAGTTTTGCCTTTTATCTTATTTTCAATTTCTGCTCCACCAATCTCACGATGATAGGGATTTACTCTTTCATAATAAAAATTCCCATCTTTTACATTAATAAGTGCTACTCCGCTGTGAAGATTGTTAAATACAGTTTCATACTCTTTATAAAGATGTTCATATCTCTTCTCTTCCTTTTTATACTCAGTTATGTCTTCATGGATTATTAAAGCACCCTGCTGGTATGGTTTAACCTTCATTTCAAACCATTTTTCCCCTCGCTCAGGACAAAATGAATATCTCTGCTTGAAAATCTCTCTTTCACCTGAAAGAACTGCTTTAATGCCCGCGGCAGCAGCCTGCGCTTCTTTTTTATGCGACGCAGATGAATTTAAAGCAACCTCTAGATAATTCACCCCGGCTCCGCAGTCCTGCAGGCATCCATTTTCAACGGCATTTTTCTCCCATTCTTTATTAACCTGAGTAATATCACCCTTCCTATCAATTATTGCAGCAATATAGGGCCAGGAATCAAAAAACTCTCCTATCTGTGGCTTATCATTCAATGATTTAATACCCCCATGATATCAGTTGGATTGGTAGA
Coding sequences within:
- a CDS encoding GAF domain-containing protein, producing MTIADPAKQDISDELLSKWQNIINIIADLTGVSAGLIMKITPDSMEVFLKSQNKNNPYKAGDSETLGHGLYCETVISQNKELFIKKALEHEAWQDNPDIDLNMISYYGLPLNWPDGESFGTICILDNESMDLDQSSKKLMKKFKNVIEDDLDFLSKKTGVKNKKQGD
- a CDS encoding PAS domain-containing protein, with protein sequence MSISGIAFSNMKGEHFYVNDSFLKMTGYDKPEEIYDTTSFDLIPETEFDKIEKAIEVTKEKGEWKGESKAINRSGEEINIKFSTNLIKDDIGQPICMMASFEDITERKERKRD
- a CDS encoding PAS domain S-box protein, with protein sequence MNDKPQIGEFFDSWPYIAAIIDRKGDITQVNKEWEKNAVENGCLQDCGAGVNYLEVALNSSASHKKEAQAAAAGIKAVLSGEREIFKQRYSFCPERGEKWFEMKVKPYQQGALIIHEDITEYKKEEKRYEHLYKEYETVFNNLHSGVALINVKDGNFYYERVNPYHREIGGAEIENKIKGKTPEELFRKDIADKTMEYLRKCRETKQSITYETQLKLPAGNKHLLSKLSPVIIDDKVEKIVGIFQDITTQKRLEQDLKNINKEYETILDNSQSAIFLLNVENEERITLQRLNKTEEKLTGLSTEEVKGKTPIEVLGEEIGKEVEANYRECLEKRETTTYEEELNLPAGKKTWLTRLTPVIVEGKVEKIVGSSLDITELKEEKQWSDALFEESTSAIALLDENGEVVNINDKFRKIFGYKLSEIKDKQLDDVLENTKKDNVDREKTKKVLKGEKCKFEARRYDRDGNPYEFLIKGIPVKLDGEVKGIYAIFDDITESKQQREKLEAIYNASTNVAFVIVDLDKEQSETSIKDFSPGAENIFGYDRKEVLEKPVSILHPKETEDKIPNIISKMNKKEDWRDKLKLKRKNDKNFTAMLNVHPFTEVLDDNKVLGVVIDVSELEKTRKQLEYTSYHDELTDLYNRKFMKENMKRLDTERQLPISLIMLDVNGLKIINDTFGHEMGDRLLKKTSEILKDSIRQEDILARWAGDEFLILLPQTTSSEAEKIIERVENKCQQTYRQNCDKALKDEPPVSLGKGFATKTDPGQDLEKNLKLADEQMYKDKRKNGITAKREMINCLLHRLYKSSCENESHTLRITRLALKLGEKLGLSEGKLKDLSYLGSLHDIGKLTVDEEILQKSGALSEKECKDVKRHSAKGAKVVAPVKELTHLSTLIEYHHERWDGKGYPRGKEKTSIPLLARIIAIVDAYDVMTTGRPYKDSISKEEALEEIKECAGEQFDPELAGKFVEMMKEK